A section of the Callithrix jacchus isolate 240 chromosome 14, calJac240_pri, whole genome shotgun sequence genome encodes:
- the OST4 gene encoding dolichyl-diphosphooligosaccharide--protein glycosyltransferase subunit 4 encodes MITDVQLAIFANMLGVSLFLLVVLYHYVAVNNPKKQE; translated from the coding sequence ATGATCACGGACGTGCAGCTCGCCATCTTCGCCAACATGCTGGGCGTGTCGCTCTTCTTGCTTGTCGTTCTCTATCACTACGTGGCCGTCAACAATCCCAAGAAGCAGGAATGA